TAAATTGTCGGCGGAAAGTGGTGGCAGTTTTATCACTTGGTTTTATTACGCAGGCCTACCAGTCATTGAAAATGGCAAAGCGGTATTTAATTCCCCTCAACATATTGCATTCTTGCAAAAATTTGTAGATTTATATAAATCAGGTGCAATGCCTAAAGACGTATTTAAGATTGAATTCGAACAAGAAATTGCCGCGTATAACACGCAGCGGATTGCCATGATGACCACGGCACCGCAGGCATTAAAACGTACTGAGCAAGATAGCAAAGCCGTTTATGGTAAAACCGAAATCGCCCCATTTCCGGTTTCCGGAGGCAAAATGGCCTTTGGTGGTTGGATGATGGATTACGTGATTCCTAAGGGCACAAAATCACCAAGCGATGCAGCAAAACTAGGCAAGTTTATTACCAGTGATGCCGCTCAATTGGCTTTCTCTAAAGAAACCGGCACCACCTTCCCTTCCACTAAAAAAGCCGCTTTAGATCCTTACTTTATATCTGGCGCCAACAGCAGTGATCCAGTAGAAAAAGCCCGCGCCGTAGCCGCGCAATCTATTGGCAATGCTAAAACGATAACCATTGAACCAGGTCTTTTGCCAGATGAAGCCACGATGCAGCGCATCCTGCAAACGGAGATCCAAGCAGCCATCACTGGGCGTAAACCCGCCAAAGAGGCGCTAGATACTGTCGTTAAAAACTGGAATAAGCGTCTAACAAAACAAAAGTAATTATTTAGTTTAGCCAACCAAGGCATGAGGTTTACGGCCTGCTAATGCTTCTAAAATCGCCAATTCGTCATCGTTATGATTACGAAGTGGCGATTTTTCTACGCCACCTTTTGCATCTAGTGTATGCGCCTTATGATGATTGGCTTTAAAGCGAAACTGCTGACTACGCTGATGCATAGGCATCAGTTCTACCTCGCCATAGCACAGGCAAAAGTAAGTACTTTGCTCGCTCGCCTCAACGTATAACCCCGTACCACGTATCCCTGCCGTAACCGTTGGCGTAATAATTTGCTTATTACTCTTCGCAAATACTGCAAGTAAAGCACCACTCAGCAAACGTAAGCTCCCCAGCACTAGACCTTTATTTTCTAATTGCAAAGAACCATTGGCTCGTAACAAATAAACATCGCCCCCAAGACGAACCACCAACTTAGAATCTGCACCCGTGCGCAAATGATCGCCTAGCATGATGGGGTCGCCTAGTTTTAAGGGCTGATCGTTACGCCACGCCACCCCTTCTAGCGCTTTTACCTCGCCAGAAACGCCCGCTGCCCAAGCCGGCACTACACTCGCGGCCAGCAAACCTGCCGCCATAACTAAAAACTGCCTGCGCTGCTTACAATTATTTTTCATTAGGGACCCTAGCCAAAGATATAACTCAGCATAGTCAACTTTTTTAAATTCTAACTTTAAAAAAAGCCGCCCAAGCATATTGCTTGAGCGGCTTGGCCACTACTTATCTTTATTTAGGGCCTTCACATGGATAGAATATAGAAGTGCGGCGCTCCTTCATAAAACGCTCTTGTTTAGAGGGCGCTAAATGCCCCTCGCCACGCAATATAAATTAATTCAAACGGGTAATCCGCTCAGTCGTAGGCACCGCTAATGCCGGGTTCTTTTTGATATAGCTTTCAAAAGAATCAATATCTTGTGGGCCGCCCAGTACATTGGTGCCATTTACAAATTCCAAGTAACCATCACCGCCACTGGCCATAAAATTATTAATCGTGACGCGATAACTTCCTTTGGGATTGATAACTACACCATTGAGCTTGATACTGGCGATATCAACCTTACTACCATCGGCTTTGTTCTGATCCCATACATAACTAAAGCCAGAAGACACCTGCATAATTTTGCTAGCTGCGCTATTCCACTGCTGCTCCAATACCTTATCAATTTGCTCGCCGGTTAAAGTCATGCTTACCAAAGTGTTTCCAAACGGCTGCACAGTAAATAGCTGGCCGTAGGTCACTTTGCCATTTGCATCGGGGGTTAGATCTGCACGCACCCCACCTGGGTTCATAAATGATATCTGCGCCCCGCCGTTGTCTTTATCTGCGGTAGCTAGCAGCTGAGCATCGGCAATCACTCGGCCCAGCACCATTTCACCGGCATCATTAACCGTTCTGGACAATGCGCCGCCCACCGTTCCTACTACGCGCTCTTTCAATGGGTTCACTAATTTAAGAAATTTCTCGATCAACGATGTTTGAGTTGGGTCTTTGGCCACATCTCGCGTCACCGCTAAATTATTGGCGCTCATCTTCGTTACGTTACGTGTAATAGGATCAATAGTCAGATCAATATCGGTAACCATGCCGCCGTATTGATAGGCGCTTGTAACTAATTTATCGTTGATTTTACAATTGTAGGCTTGATGAGTATGGCCAGAAATCACCACATCAATTGCTTTATCAAGCTTATTAGCGATCTCAACTATCGGGCCAGAAATGCCATTGCATTCATTTTGTTTTTTATCGACTGTTACGCCGCCTTCGTGCAGCAGCACCACAATCGTCTCAACACCTTGCTTTTGTAGCTCCGGCACTAGCTTATTGGCCGTTTCTACTTCATCTTTAAAATCTAAACCTGCTACGCCTGCAGGGGTAACAATGCCAGCTGTGCCTTTCAAAGTCATACCGATAAAGCCGA
This genomic interval from Iodobacter fluviatilis contains the following:
- a CDS encoding ABC transporter substrate-binding protein, whose translation is MKKKFITSATMVVTCILSASPVFAAEKVKLEFWTMSMAPKFNDYFKSLAIQFNQQNPNLDAIWVDMNWDQIQPKLIAAIAAGNPPALVNFNVPWVHDFARQGNILPLNEYLGADKNLYQDNALKDVTYKGKIYAFPWYNSVAVIAYNKEIFDKAGIKTPAKNFDELISQAKTITTKTKLPAFTPKLSAESGGSFITWFYYAGLPVIENGKAVFNSPQHIAFLQKFVDLYKSGAMPKDVFKIEFEQEIAAYNTQRIAMMTTAPQALKRTEQDSKAVYGKTEIAPFPVSGGKMAFGGWMMDYVIPKGTKSPSDAAKLGKFITSDAAQLAFSKETGTTFPSTKKAALDPYFISGANSSDPVEKARAVAAQSIGNAKTITIEPGLLPDEATMQRILQTEIQAAITGRKPAKEALDTVVKNWNKRLTKQK
- a CDS encoding FecR domain-containing protein; its protein translation is MKNNCKQRRQFLVMAAGLLAASVVPAWAAGVSGEVKALEGVAWRNDQPLKLGDPIMLGDHLRTGADSKLVVRLGGDVYLLRANGSLQLENKGLVLGSLRLLSGALLAVFAKSNKQIITPTVTAGIRGTGLYVEASEQSTYFCLCYGEVELMPMHQRSQQFRFKANHHKAHTLDAKGGVEKSPLRNHNDDELAILEALAGRKPHALVG
- a CDS encoding bifunctional metallophosphatase/5'-nucleotidase, which codes for MHLRNGLLLVSIALALTACNDSDLTLPVDVKLIAINDFHGNIEAADGITLTSTDPKDPSKTIKTPVGGAEYLATWVKNLKLKNPNNVVVSAGDLIGASPMISALYHDEPTIEVMNALGLDFNAVGNHEFDDGSAELLRMQNGGCHADKIGCADGKFDGAKFKFLAANVQDSKTGKTLFPAYQIKEFQGVKIGFIGMTLKGTAGIVTPAGVAGLDFKDEVETANKLVPELQKQGVETIVVLLHEGGVTVDKKQNECNGISGPIVEIANKLDKAIDVVISGHTHQAYNCKINDKLVTSAYQYGGMVTDIDLTIDPITRNVTKMSANNLAVTRDVAKDPTQTSLIEKFLKLVNPLKERVVGTVGGALSRTVNDAGEMVLGRVIADAQLLATADKDNGGAQISFMNPGGVRADLTPDANGKVTYGQLFTVQPFGNTLVSMTLTGEQIDKVLEQQWNSAASKIMQVSSGFSYVWDQNKADGSKVDIASIKLNGVVINPKGSYRVTINNFMASGGDGYLEFVNGTNVLGGPQDIDSFESYIKKNPALAVPTTERITRLN